The proteins below are encoded in one region of Methanosarcina barkeri 3:
- a CDS encoding flavodoxin family protein translates to MKILGISGSPRKGQNCEKMIVAALEIAKERGFETDTVFLSKEKIAPCKVCGACIEKASCVIEDNMEEVYEKMRAADGIIVASPVYMGNYPAQLKALFDRSVLLRRNKFALKNKVGAALSVGGSRNGGQEKTVQSIQDWMHIHGMIVVGDNSHFGGITWNPVEEDSIGMQTVSETAKKICEVLELIQNNRDKD, encoded by the coding sequence ATGAAGATACTTGGAATTTCAGGTAGCCCTCGAAAAGGCCAGAACTGTGAGAAAATGATTGTAGCTGCTCTCGAAATTGCAAAAGAGAGGGGCTTTGAAACCGATACTGTTTTTCTCTCAAAAGAAAAAATTGCCCCCTGTAAAGTATGCGGAGCTTGCATAGAGAAAGCTTCCTGCGTTATTGAGGACAATATGGAGGAGGTTTATGAGAAAATGAGAGCTGCAGACGGTATAATTGTTGCATCGCCGGTATATATGGGAAATTATCCTGCCCAGCTTAAAGCTCTATTTGACAGAAGCGTCCTTCTTCGCCGCAATAAATTTGCACTTAAAAACAAAGTTGGAGCAGCTCTTTCAGTTGGAGGTTCAAGAAACGGAGGTCAGGAAAAAACCGTTCAGTCAATCCAGGACTGGATGCATATTCATGGTATGATTGTAGTTGGTGATAATTCTCATTTCGGTGGAATAACCTGGAACCCTGTAGAAGAGGACTCCATTGGTATGCAGACCGTGTCCGAAACTGCAAAAAAAATCTGTGAAGTTCTGGAACTTATCCAGAATAACAGAGATAAGGATTGA
- a CDS encoding chloride channel protein, giving the protein MEVSSEHKLAFHNVREHFRITEYIARFDTETARINSIAIIIGLLTGFVIGVYDRTLRYSNTFLGMQQGFPLHEFPHYYVLFVPALGGLLVGIISHFLMKKKYGVDGLIETVTLRGARLTLRDVFLEVFTSIITISSGGSLGKEAPGILAGAGTGAFVGRVLKSTERQLQVLLGCGAAGGIAAAFNAPLAGVVFVVEVIYGELETRTFIPIVISSVFATLVSSTLFGIKPIEISSYQLVSPYKELGLYLMLGLLAGFISALLIRTLYYTKDIFLEISLHPVLKPALGGLAVGAIGLFYPRVLGMGYDVITDALNNQFTFKLLLILLFLKILAFSLSLGSGGSGGTIVPSLFTGAMLGGAFWTAANLFFPGTIAEQGAYAMVGMGAVLAGTARAPLTAILILFEITRNYNMILPLMFACVLSNVMSNALYPESIFTEGLRRKGFKIRKGREVDIMSSMFVKDAMITYVQTVSEEKSVEVLTTLMQVSRHVGFPVLDSRGKLSGIVTLSDLRSKVKSEDIDKKVKDIATRRLEVAYPDETLDAVLKRFASKQIGRLPVVDREDKTRLLGLITRSDIVNAYNKKVVEKVRDTY; this is encoded by the coding sequence TTGGAAGTTAGTTCAGAGCACAAATTGGCATTTCACAATGTAAGAGAACATTTCAGGATAACAGAGTATATTGCCCGGTTTGATACCGAAACTGCCAGAATCAACTCAATTGCCATTATAATCGGGCTCCTTACAGGGTTCGTGATAGGAGTTTATGACCGGACTCTCAGGTACAGCAACACATTTCTGGGTATGCAGCAAGGGTTCCCATTACACGAGTTCCCACACTATTATGTATTATTCGTACCTGCCCTGGGAGGGCTGCTGGTAGGAATAATCTCCCATTTTTTGATGAAAAAGAAGTACGGCGTTGATGGGCTTATAGAAACCGTAACCCTCCGTGGTGCAAGGCTTACTCTCAGGGATGTTTTTCTGGAAGTTTTTACTTCAATAATCACAATCAGCTCAGGAGGTTCACTGGGAAAGGAGGCACCCGGAATCCTTGCAGGCGCCGGTACTGGGGCTTTTGTGGGGAGAGTCCTGAAAAGTACGGAAAGGCAACTTCAGGTTCTTCTAGGCTGCGGAGCTGCAGGCGGAATTGCAGCTGCCTTTAACGCACCTCTTGCAGGGGTAGTCTTTGTAGTAGAGGTAATTTACGGAGAACTTGAAACCAGGACCTTTATTCCGATAGTTATCTCCTCGGTCTTTGCAACTCTCGTCTCAAGCACACTTTTCGGAATTAAACCTATAGAGATCTCTTCCTACCAGCTGGTAAGTCCCTACAAAGAACTCGGACTCTATCTTATGCTCGGACTTCTTGCAGGGTTCATCTCTGCACTACTGATCAGGACGCTTTACTACACAAAAGATATTTTTTTGGAAATCTCTCTCCATCCCGTTCTCAAGCCTGCCCTGGGGGGGCTCGCAGTAGGTGCAATAGGCCTTTTTTACCCCAGGGTTCTCGGAATGGGCTATGATGTAATAACGGATGCCCTTAACAACCAGTTTACTTTCAAGCTCCTGCTAATCCTGCTTTTTTTAAAGATCCTTGCCTTTTCCCTGAGCCTGGGCTCTGGAGGTTCAGGAGGAACTATTGTCCCTTCTCTTTTTACAGGTGCAATGCTAGGAGGAGCTTTCTGGACAGCTGCAAACTTGTTTTTTCCGGGAACTATAGCCGAGCAAGGGGCATATGCTATGGTTGGGATGGGTGCGGTCCTTGCCGGAACTGCCAGGGCTCCCCTTACTGCCATCCTGATCCTGTTTGAAATTACAAGAAATTATAACATGATTCTTCCTCTCATGTTTGCCTGTGTCCTCAGTAATGTGATGTCAAATGCCCTTTACCCGGAGTCCATTTTCACGGAAGGCCTCCGCAGAAAAGGGTTCAAAATCCGAAAAGGCAGGGAAGTTGACATCATGAGCTCTATGTTTGTAAAAGATGCCATGATCACATATGTCCAGACAGTTTCTGAGGAGAAGAGTGTTGAGGTACTTACGACCCTGATGCAGGTAAGCCGCCACGTCGGTTTTCCGGTCCTTGATTCCAGAGGCAAACTTTCAGGTATAGTGACCCTTTCTGACCTCCGGAGCAAAGTAAAGTCCGAAGACATCGACAAAAAAGTAAAGGATATAGCTACCCGACGTCTGGAAGTTGCCTACCCTGATGAAACCCTGGATGCAGTCCTCAAACGCTTTGCTTCAAAGCAAATAGGTAGGCTTCCTGTTGTGGATAGAGAAGATAAAACCAGACTCCTCGGTCTTATTACCCGAAGCGACATCGTAAATGCATATAACAAGAAAGTTGTGGAAAAAGTCCGGGATACATATTGA
- a CDS encoding HEAT repeat domain-containing protein produces MSESVNKGNSNVNLETYLKNIILENRDEVCNYVELSAREILPITRRLFEERVSLAYDFKISQIVEKERHLIIYGEASSGKTSTLKWLRTVYAREYILKREEFVPIYIELGSYVKGSFYNYLKAQVTKKGISETDFKKLIEGKALLLLDGFDLLTPSEKFSPFDEISDFISEYETCRYVIASRPEPSDSLKSTFALSELEKLTDEKVRLFIERNVPNKRQVKLLKTIILEETQSKPILKNPLLLCLWIKLSTAHMGRRGKQEDIQHFTSCDSIPSSRAEIYQAFVSELFKDYRKREEYFRSQNQLPPKMCFERTDSETITYERTDSHKQGIERTGSQELSKEKTNSQELITEVIDSQDLSTERKDAQELIRERINSQEASKGRTDPQELNTETVEIEDFLMSLAFKLQCRNKISCKYSCALEVAEAYIESRRPGRTIEYSRSDRVRAKKLLQDCLRLGLLIRTRSEVKFGIDRAFQEYFAALKLKTYFESGMDTSKAFINPRWENVIMLTSDLLESGEELVNSIVSSGNLYLASKCALRASPETKGKLCTLLARKLDSKYTVEKVRAIQSLGRLGACGIKANIGALKDKDIRVKRETTKVLGETRSEMALVPLGAAIGDEDYSVRIEAVKSLGLIGSERAIELLRDTFKDKNRAVRLEAADALMQIGSEKALEVLISALGANDDFVRIGAVGALGRTNSRQVAEALIKAFQEEDKLVRLGAAEALGRMRSEKAVEPFVDALEDKDEFVRWIATKALGEIKSDKTSGTFIDMLGDKSRFVRREAAKGLGVVGSEKTLDPLVSALSDEDEFVRKTAVESLGEIKSEKTAKTLINKLHDDSHLVRLEAAKALGMIKVRKAIAPLLFALGDENRFVRKEAANALGQLESEKVLEPLIRIFKSEDPLTRQGAVRALGQINLDGVPDCISDRIFDFTDNALKDKDKFVRKETAKALQSLSESRRERAFESLISALDHEDDEVRRLAAESLGLFDCEKAIPPLISALKSRDATVRRFAANALGRIRSKEALQPLIDILVFDNSGFVREEAAKALGKIKSRRAIEPLIDALMDKNNEGRSGAAEALGRIKAENAVNHLISALTDTDDFTRLAAAKALGRIKPKKAIEPLINSLYDWNRFVKAEAAGALKKICTEEDRQCLQALLDSENEFTANLAFEILENIEMEEILKTELFLEWE; encoded by the coding sequence ATGTCTGAGTCCGTAAATAAGGGTAACTCAAACGTGAACCTTGAGACGTACCTGAAAAATATAATATTGGAAAACAGAGATGAAGTCTGTAACTACGTAGAATTATCGGCCAGAGAAATATTGCCAATTACGCGCAGGCTATTCGAAGAAAGGGTTTCCCTTGCTTACGACTTCAAGATCTCACAGATCGTGGAAAAAGAAAGGCACCTGATAATTTACGGGGAAGCAAGTTCGGGAAAAACAAGCACCCTTAAGTGGCTGAGAACTGTCTATGCCAGGGAATATATACTGAAAAGAGAAGAGTTTGTTCCGATATATATAGAGCTTGGTTCATATGTTAAAGGTTCTTTTTATAATTACTTAAAAGCACAGGTAACGAAAAAAGGTATTTCTGAAACGGATTTTAAGAAACTGATTGAAGGAAAAGCTTTGTTGTTACTGGATGGGTTTGACCTGCTCACACCTTCTGAAAAATTCTCTCCCTTTGATGAAATATCCGATTTTATTTCCGAGTATGAAACCTGTAGATATGTTATTGCTTCAAGACCCGAGCCTTCTGATAGCTTAAAAAGTACATTTGCACTCTCCGAACTTGAGAAGTTGACCGATGAAAAAGTCAGGCTGTTTATAGAAAGAAATGTTCCGAATAAGAGACAGGTGAAGCTTTTAAAAACTATAATCCTGGAGGAGACTCAGTCAAAACCTATTCTCAAGAACCCTCTGCTGCTTTGCCTCTGGATCAAACTTTCAACTGCGCACATGGGAAGAAGAGGAAAACAGGAAGATATCCAGCACTTTACCTCTTGTGATTCTATTCCTTCCAGCCGAGCAGAAATATATCAGGCTTTTGTTTCGGAACTTTTTAAAGATTACAGGAAAAGAGAGGAATATTTTAGATCCCAGAACCAACTGCCTCCAAAGATGTGTTTCGAGAGAACAGACTCTGAAACAATAACATATGAGAGAACAGACTCCCATAAACAAGGTATAGAAAGAACAGGCTCTCAAGAGCTGAGTAAAGAAAAAACAAACTCTCAGGAACTAATTACAGAAGTAATAGACTCTCAAGACCTGAGTACAGAAAGAAAAGACGCTCAAGAGCTGATTAGAGAGAGAATAAACTCCCAGGAAGCAAGTAAAGGAAGAACAGACCCTCAAGAGCTGAATACCGAAACAGTAGAAATTGAAGATTTCCTGATGAGCTTGGCCTTCAAACTCCAGTGTAGGAATAAGATTTCATGTAAGTATAGTTGTGCCCTTGAAGTAGCAGAAGCATACATAGAATCCAGAAGACCTGGAAGGACTATAGAATACAGCAGGTCTGATAGAGTAAGAGCGAAGAAACTCCTTCAAGACTGCTTAAGGCTCGGACTCCTGATAAGAACGAGGTCCGAAGTAAAGTTCGGAATAGATCGAGCTTTCCAGGAATATTTTGCGGCTCTGAAACTGAAAACATACTTTGAAAGCGGTATGGATACTTCAAAAGCCTTCATAAATCCGAGATGGGAAAATGTGATAATGCTCACCTCGGATTTACTGGAATCAGGAGAAGAACTTGTAAATTCGATTGTGTCAAGCGGAAACTTATATCTGGCTTCAAAGTGCGCTTTGAGAGCCAGCCCCGAAACAAAAGGAAAACTATGTACTTTACTTGCCAGGAAACTTGACAGCAAGTATACTGTAGAAAAAGTAAGAGCTATTCAAAGCCTTGGAAGACTCGGAGCCTGTGGGATCAAGGCCAATATTGGAGCACTTAAGGATAAAGATATAAGAGTAAAAAGAGAAACTACGAAAGTGCTTGGGGAAACCAGGTCAGAGATGGCACTTGTTCCCCTTGGGGCTGCAATTGGAGACGAAGATTATTCTGTGCGGATAGAAGCCGTAAAGTCTCTTGGCTTAATAGGATCCGAAAGAGCAATCGAATTGCTCAGGGACACATTCAAAGATAAGAATCGAGCTGTCCGACTGGAGGCTGCAGATGCACTAATGCAGATAGGATCGGAAAAAGCTCTGGAAGTCCTTATTTCAGCACTTGGGGCCAACGATGACTTTGTTCGGATTGGAGCTGTAGGAGCTCTTGGAAGAACAAACTCCAGGCAAGTAGCAGAAGCTCTTATAAAAGCATTTCAGGAAGAAGACAAACTTGTCAGGTTGGGAGCAGCCGAAGCCCTGGGCCGAATGAGATCGGAAAAAGCTGTTGAACCGTTTGTAGATGCACTTGAAGATAAAGATGAGTTTGTGCGCTGGATTGCTACAAAAGCGCTTGGAGAAATCAAATCGGATAAAACTTCAGGCACATTTATCGATATGCTTGGGGATAAAAGCCGCTTCGTTCGAAGGGAAGCTGCAAAAGGGCTTGGGGTTGTAGGGTCAGAAAAAACGCTTGATCCCCTTGTTTCCGCACTTTCGGATGAGGATGAATTTGTAAGAAAAACAGCAGTAGAATCCCTTGGAGAAATAAAGTCCGAAAAAACTGCTAAAACCCTGATAAATAAACTCCACGACGACAGCCATTTAGTCAGACTGGAAGCCGCAAAAGCCCTGGGAATGATAAAAGTCCGGAAAGCTATTGCTCCGCTGCTTTTTGCACTGGGGGATGAAAACCGTTTTGTCAGGAAAGAGGCTGCAAATGCGCTCGGACAGCTTGAATCGGAAAAAGTTCTTGAGCCGCTTATTCGTATTTTCAAGTCCGAAGACCCTCTTACAAGGCAAGGGGCAGTAAGAGCTCTTGGCCAGATAAATCTGGACGGAGTTCCGGACTGCATATCGGACCGAATATTTGATTTTACTGATAATGCCCTGAAGGACAAAGATAAGTTTGTGCGAAAGGAAACCGCAAAAGCCCTGCAAAGCCTATCAGAAAGCAGGCGCGAAAGAGCGTTTGAATCCCTGATCAGCGCTCTGGATCATGAAGATGACGAGGTCAGGAGGCTTGCAGCCGAGTCCCTGGGGCTTTTTGATTGTGAAAAAGCTATCCCTCCACTGATCAGTGCCCTAAAGTCCAGAGATGCAACCGTGCGCCGGTTTGCAGCCAATGCCCTCGGCCGGATAAGGTCAAAAGAAGCCCTACAGCCTCTGATAGATATTCTGGTTTTTGACAACAGTGGCTTCGTAAGAGAAGAAGCTGCAAAAGCGCTTGGAAAAATAAAGTCTAGACGGGCTATAGAACCCCTTATTGATGCACTAATGGACAAGAATAATGAAGGAAGATCAGGAGCAGCCGAAGCTCTTGGCCGGATTAAAGCCGAAAACGCAGTCAATCACCTTATTTCCGCCCTTACGGACACGGACGATTTTACGCGGCTGGCTGCTGCAAAAGCCCTCGGCCGGATAAAGCCGAAAAAAGCCATCGAGCCCCTGATCAACAGCCTTTATGACTGGAACCGTTTCGTAAAAGCCGAAGCTGCCGGAGCTCTCAAAAAGATATGTACTGAAGAGGACAGACAATGTTTGCAGGCTTTACTTGACTCGGAAAACGAATTTACGGCAAACCTCGCTTTTGAAATCCTGGAGAACATCGAAATGGAGGAAATCTTAAAAACCGAGCTGTTTTTAGAGTGGGAATAG
- a CDS encoding endonuclease/exonuclease/phosphatase family protein produces the protein MKIITWNCNMAFRKKYKHILPFDPDLLIVSECEHPDKFSDKFYDDVLWIGDNRNKGLGVFSFNDFEISIHESYCKNYRYILPVTVNGSEAMNLIAVWSQNNIEDPGRRYIGEVWKSLNYYKDLFRFPTVIAGDFNWNVIWDQGNQKYPLYGTLTDVINLLEQFDIFSMYHTFTNTEFGIEREPTLYFRKNRKTPYHIDYIFAPSDLVARGKSFSVGKYEDWTSLSDHMPLMAELE, from the coding sequence ATGAAAATCATAACCTGGAACTGTAATATGGCTTTCCGGAAGAAATACAAACACATTCTTCCATTTGATCCTGATTTATTAATTGTTTCTGAATGTGAGCATCCGGATAAATTCAGCGATAAATTTTACGATGATGTTTTATGGATAGGTGATAACAGAAACAAGGGGCTTGGTGTTTTCAGTTTCAATGATTTTGAAATTTCAATCCATGAGTCTTATTGTAAAAATTACAGATACATCCTTCCTGTCACAGTGAACGGCAGTGAAGCCATGAATCTTATTGCTGTCTGGTCGCAGAATAATATAGAGGACCCAGGAAGGAGATACATTGGAGAAGTTTGGAAGTCACTGAACTACTATAAAGATTTGTTCAGATTTCCAACGGTTATTGCAGGTGATTTTAACTGGAACGTTATCTGGGATCAGGGGAATCAAAAATATCCTCTTTACGGAACACTCACTGATGTAATTAATTTGTTAGAACAATTTGATATTTTCAGTATGTATCATACTTTTACAAATACAGAGTTCGGGATTGAAAGGGAACCGACACTGTATTTCAGGAAAAACAGAAAGACTCCTTATCATATAGATTACATTTTTGCGCCTTCAGATCTCGTTGCTCGTGGAAAATCGTTTTCGGTCGGTAAATATGAAGATTGGACCTCTCTAAGTGATCATATGCCTTTAATGGCAGAATTAGAGTGA
- a CDS encoding cupin domain-containing protein, whose translation MQFFTRYEEIEPYVTKDGSIIRELMHPSVHGNSNQSLAEATVPAGGKTLLHKHHLTEEIYHITDGSGIMTLGSEEFEVKKGDTVCISPGTSHRIQNTGNTPLKILCCCAPAYSHEDTELVE comes from the coding sequence ATGCAGTTCTTTACCAGATACGAAGAAATAGAACCTTACGTTACAAAAGACGGTTCAATTATTCGTGAACTCATGCATCCGTCAGTCCACGGCAACTCAAACCAGAGCCTTGCCGAAGCTACCGTACCAGCAGGAGGAAAAACCCTTCTTCACAAACACCACCTGACCGAAGAAATCTATCATATTACAGACGGCAGCGGGATAATGACTCTTGGCTCTGAAGAATTCGAGGTCAAAAAAGGAGATACGGTTTGTATTTCTCCTGGCACTTCGCACAGGATTCAAAACACAGGAAATACGCCGCTGAAAATTCTCTGCTGCTGTGCGCCGGCTTATTCGCATGAGGATACGGAATTGGTGGAATGA
- a CDS encoding 4Fe-4S binding protein: MKQLTVISGKGGTGKTTLTAAFASLAKNAIIADCDVDASDMHLILKPKVLEKEDYYGLEVARIDPELCIECGRCKEFCRYGAVSGNFKVDPYGCDGCAVCTVICPKGAVSMEKRISGQVFSSETRFGPMAHASLGIGEETSGKLVSAVRSNAKKLAEQYHKDLIIIDGPPGTGCSAISAITGADLVLVVSEPTVSGVHDLKRVLELTVHFVIPTVVCINKYDINEENTQLIENFCAKLGISVIGKLPYNDIVTKAMLQEKTLIEYVKSSKCLNESEFADQICQIWTRMEKILMNIQDKQKGTKTLEMKNF, from the coding sequence ATGAAGCAGCTTACAGTAATCAGCGGAAAAGGAGGAACTGGAAAAACAACCCTTACAGCAGCTTTTGCTTCGCTTGCAAAAAATGCTATTATTGCCGATTGCGATGTGGATGCATCTGATATGCATCTTATCCTGAAACCCAAAGTTCTGGAAAAAGAAGACTACTACGGTCTTGAGGTTGCCAGAATTGACCCTGAACTCTGTATCGAGTGTGGAAGATGCAAAGAGTTTTGCAGGTATGGGGCTGTGAGTGGAAATTTCAAAGTTGACCCTTACGGATGCGATGGATGTGCTGTCTGCACCGTTATATGTCCAAAAGGTGCAGTCTCCATGGAAAAAAGGATTTCAGGTCAGGTTTTTTCTTCCGAAACCCGTTTTGGGCCTATGGCTCATGCGAGTCTAGGCATAGGAGAAGAAACAAGCGGAAAACTTGTGAGCGCTGTTCGAAGTAACGCGAAAAAGCTTGCAGAACAATATCATAAAGATTTGATTATAATTGACGGGCCTCCTGGAACAGGCTGTTCCGCGATTTCAGCTATTACAGGTGCGGATCTGGTACTGGTGGTAAGCGAACCAACTGTTTCCGGAGTCCATGACCTTAAAAGAGTTCTTGAACTTACTGTTCACTTCGTGATTCCCACTGTTGTCTGCATAAACAAGTACGACATAAACGAAGAGAATACTCAGCTGATTGAAAATTTCTGTGCCAAACTGGGAATTTCGGTAATAGGTAAGCTTCCTTATAATGATATTGTAACAAAGGCAATGCTTCAGGAAAAAACCTTGATAGAGTATGTTAAAAGCAGTAAGTGTTTAAATGAAAGTGAGTTTGCGGATCAGATCTGCCAAATCTGGACCAGGATGGAAAAGATACTTATGAACATTCAGGATAAACAGAAAGGAACTAAAACCCTCGAGATGAAAAATTTCTAA
- a CDS encoding ATP-binding protein has product MKIAIASGKGGTGKTTVSLNLALSLSDVQLFDCDVEEPNCNLFLGFGLEKVEDVVCPVPVINQEKCSICRQCSDFCRYNALAALPDRILFFPSLCHGCGGCAVLCSEKAIRESERSLGVIEKAKGESSPEFYRGLLNIGETMTSAVIKTLKKYVDDRKTAILDAPPGTACPVIASIGDVDYCVLVTESTPFGFHDLRLAVDVVRSLKVPFGVVINRWGLGDSRVEEYCKAEGISILLKIPNNLKIAELYSRGIPFVQEMPEWNEKFRGMFEAIKLQLADTEEART; this is encoded by the coding sequence ATGAAAATTGCAATTGCAAGTGGAAAAGGAGGAACCGGGAAGACTACGGTTTCCTTAAACCTTGCTCTTTCTCTTTCAGATGTACAGCTTTTTGACTGTGATGTGGAAGAACCTAACTGTAATCTTTTCCTTGGCTTTGGCCTTGAAAAAGTAGAAGATGTCGTTTGCCCGGTGCCTGTAATCAATCAGGAAAAATGCAGTATATGCAGGCAATGTTCGGACTTTTGCCGTTATAATGCTCTGGCTGCTCTTCCTGATAGAATTTTGTTTTTCCCTTCTCTCTGCCACGGGTGCGGAGGATGCGCTGTCCTCTGCTCGGAAAAGGCAATCCGGGAATCTGAGAGATCCCTTGGAGTAATCGAAAAAGCAAAAGGAGAAAGTTCTCCTGAGTTTTACAGGGGGCTTTTAAATATCGGGGAAACGATGACATCAGCTGTTATCAAGACACTTAAGAAATATGTTGATGACCGAAAAACTGCAATTCTCGATGCCCCACCCGGAACTGCCTGCCCTGTTATTGCCTCTATCGGAGATGTGGATTATTGTGTGCTTGTGACTGAATCAACCCCTTTTGGTTTCCATGACCTCAGGCTTGCCGTAGACGTTGTAAGGTCGCTTAAAGTTCCCTTTGGGGTTGTTATTAACCGCTGGGGGTTAGGAGACTCAAGGGTTGAAGAGTACTGCAAGGCCGAAGGAATTTCTATCCTTCTCAAGATCCCAAACAATCTTAAAATTGCAGAGCTCTATTCTCGCGGTATTCCCTTTGTTCAAGAAATGCCTGAATGGAATGAGAAGTTTCGTGGTATGTTTGAGGCAATAAAACTCCAGCTTGCAGATACAGAGGAGGCGAGAACATGA
- a CDS encoding cation diffusion facilitator family transporter, producing the protein MIAQESLKLGIKASRNATLALALLALVKGAVGIYSGSTVLIADAVHTGLDIFASLAVWIGLKISLKSSGKHFPYGYYKAENIIALFVSLLILFSGVELLKEGFTGVNTTSQLEFQGLALVTAVFSVLTIYGLSIYKRNIGTRINSQSLIADAMHSYTDVFSSMIVVVAVLGSMLGISKLDSFGTIVISLLIFKMGVESARDSVLTLMDAWLDEEESERIKKDIRSIPGLIKLEDLKLRKSGLVVFGEATVEVEGETDLKRVELLSEEVKTAVKKEVENLEHIVVNVKPVQRKNFRLALPVFDMNGFQAKLSGHLGKTPYFLFVDLEEGRVGNWKIFENQFFNSEKKGGMKAVDLIIREKANVLAVKTVGEGPYYMLRDNFVKILQIPDGVDTARDVLDRFQNFEEITTPMK; encoded by the coding sequence ATGATTGCACAGGAAAGCTTGAAACTCGGGATTAAAGCATCAAGGAACGCAACTCTGGCACTTGCACTTCTTGCTCTTGTTAAAGGGGCTGTGGGTATTTACTCCGGGAGCACAGTCTTGATTGCGGATGCTGTCCATACAGGTCTGGACATTTTTGCATCTCTGGCAGTCTGGATTGGGCTCAAGATAAGCCTTAAAAGTAGTGGTAAGCATTTTCCTTATGGGTACTACAAAGCAGAGAATATCATAGCTCTCTTTGTTTCTCTATTAATCCTGTTTTCTGGCGTTGAACTGTTAAAAGAAGGCTTTACAGGCGTAAATACTACTTCTCAGCTTGAATTTCAGGGGCTTGCTCTTGTGACAGCTGTTTTTTCAGTACTTACAATATATGGCCTTTCTATATACAAACGAAACATAGGCACAAGGATCAACTCTCAGTCTTTGATAGCTGACGCTATGCATTCCTATACGGATGTATTTTCTTCGATGATAGTTGTTGTGGCAGTCCTTGGCTCTATGCTGGGGATCTCGAAACTCGACAGTTTCGGTACTATTGTAATCTCTCTCTTGATTTTCAAAATGGGGGTTGAAAGTGCCAGGGATTCAGTGCTCACCCTGATGGATGCCTGGCTCGATGAAGAGGAAAGTGAGAGAATTAAAAAAGACATACGCAGTATTCCAGGCCTGATAAAACTTGAAGATCTGAAACTCCGAAAATCGGGACTTGTGGTTTTCGGGGAAGCTACGGTTGAAGTTGAGGGTGAAACCGACCTGAAAAGGGTGGAGCTGCTTTCAGAGGAAGTCAAGACGGCTGTTAAAAAAGAAGTGGAAAACCTGGAGCATATTGTTGTTAATGTAAAGCCTGTACAAAGGAAGAACTTTAGGTTAGCTCTTCCAGTTTTCGATATGAATGGGTTTCAAGCAAAACTTTCGGGACACCTTGGAAAAACCCCTTATTTTCTCTTTGTTGATCTTGAAGAGGGTAGGGTAGGGAACTGGAAAATTTTCGAAAATCAGTTTTTTAATTCTGAGAAAAAAGGAGGCATGAAAGCCGTGGACTTAATTATTAGAGAAAAAGCAAATGTCCTTGCAGTAAAAACTGTTGGGGAAGGTCCATATTACATGCTCCGAGATAATTTTGTAAAAATTCTGCAAATTCCCGATGGGGTAGATACTGCTAGAGACGTCCTGGACAGGTTCCAGAATTTCGAAGAAATCACAACTCCTATGAAATGA
- a CDS encoding NifB/NifX family molybdenum-iron cluster-binding protein, with protein MKVSIPTRDENGLEGVVEQHFGKAPTYTLIDTETNQVTVIPNTSEHMGGVGLPPEYLHKNGVNIMLCGGLGFKAVTMFESYGIKVFVGAEGTVKDTYEAWKAGKLHSATAENSCSEHGHEEHHHH; from the coding sequence ATGAAAGTAAGTATTCCTACAAGAGATGAAAATGGTCTGGAAGGTGTTGTTGAACAGCATTTTGGAAAAGCTCCAACTTACACTCTAATAGACACAGAGACCAACCAGGTCACTGTTATTCCTAACACCAGTGAGCATATGGGAGGCGTGGGGCTGCCCCCTGAGTACCTTCATAAGAACGGAGTGAATATCATGCTCTGTGGCGGACTTGGGTTCAAGGCTGTTACTATGTTCGAGTCCTATGGAATCAAGGTTTTTGTGGGGGCCGAAGGTACAGTAAAAGATACATATGAGGCCTGGAAAGCAGGAAAACTCCATAGCGCAACTGCTGAAAACTCCTGTTCTGAACACGGGCATGAGGAACATCACCACCACTGA